The Sphaerochaeta globosa str. Buddy region GAGAAGTTGGTGTTACCCTCTCCACAGATACAATACGGAGATCAAGCTGCAGCCTTTGCCGCATCCTTGCTCTTATCAAAAAACAAGGTATGGATCGACTTGAATGCGATGACCAAACCCAATCCTACCAGCAGGATGGCAAATACGAGTTGCATACCATCGGAAAGTAGCTTGAAATTGCCGCTGCCCAGTCTGGTGAAGCGCACGATGATAATCTGGACCAATGCAGTGAAGGTGACCCCAAGCATGAAGAACATCGGAATCCAGATCATGGAGCCTTTCTTGCTTGTCTTTTTCAGGAAAATGGCGATGGCACAGAGAGCCAAGGCACTTACCAGCTGGTTGGCTGAGCCAAAGAGCGGCCAGATGTTGGCATAGCCATTCACGGAGAGCATGTAGCCAAAGAGCAAAGTAATAATGGTAGCAACATACTTATCGGTCAGTACGCGCTGCAGGAAGCCCATGTGCTCTTCATCGGTACTGCTATCCATGAATAGTTCTTGAAAGGAGAGGCGACCGATTCTCGCCACTGAGTCAAGGCTGGTCAGGGCAAAGGCGCTGATCGCCAAGGTAATGATGGTATTGCTTGCAAGCGTGGGAATGCCTGCCTTGGCCAAGAATCCTGCCACTGCCATGGCAAAAATTTGGGGAGGCGTACCCGCTGGAAGCGCCCCGTTGGAGAATACTGCCCCAGCACAGATGAGGGAGATGACAGCAACCAACGATTCCAACAACATGGCTCCATACGCGATAGGGAGCATGTCTTTCTCATTGCGTATTTGCTTGGAGGCTGTTCCGCTGCTGACCAGACTATGGAATCCAGATACTGCTCCACAGGCTATCGTGACGAAGAGAATGGGGAACATCTGTTGTCCGTTTACTACAAAGCCGGAGAAAGCGGGGAGGTTGATGGTAGGATTTGCCACAAAAATTCCTACTACGGCGGCTGCAATCATGAAGACCAAGAGGAAGCTGTTCAGAAAATCTCTTGGCTGCAGCAGAGCCCATACGGGAACTACGGAGGCTACCATGATGTACGCGAATACGAGATACAACCAGAGGGTTTTGGGGATGTACAGAGGAAAGATCAACCCGAAGACTATGCAGGCTACCAAGCTTAGAATGGCGACTGCACTGGTGACCAGGTTTGTGGGTTTGCGGTACCGGATGAAGTAACCAAGACCAACTGCCACCGCGATGAAGGCGGTACTGGTGGTAGCGGTTGCTCCATTGATTATGTTATGGGAGAGATCGGCGTTGAATCCATTGAACGTTCCGGCAACGATATCTGCGAATGCTGCGATTACAAGAATGGAAAAGAGCCAGACAAAGAGCAGAAAGAGTCGCTTCCCCAGTTTTCCGACATACAGTTCGATGATATAGCCGATGGAGCGGCCCTTGTTGCGTACAGATGCGAAAATGGAGCCGAAATCCTGCACGGCTCCAATGAACACTCCACCCAGGAGTACCCAGAGCAGAACCGGGACCCATCCGAAGATTGCTGCCTGAATCGGGCCGTTGATCGGTCCGGCTCCGGCTATGGAAGCAAATTGGTGTCCGAAGACCACTTGTCTGGAGGTGGGCACATAGTCCACTCCATCTTCCATTTCCATGGCAGGGGTCTTTCGTTTTGCATCTACTCCCCATTTTTTTGCCAGATAGCGGCCATAGACGAGATACGCACCTACAAGTACGACGATGGACAGAACGAGCATGGCTATACCGTTCATTGAATCCTCCTACATGATTCTTATTTTCCGGGAAAAATATGATATTTAGCATGTAAACTTCAGCTTCCATTTGTCAAGCAAAGCAAGGGGAGGATGGAGCAAAAAGTACGATTTTTATCGGCTTACGGCCAATACTCATAGGCTGTTGATGTCTTTGAAGGATAGGATGTCATATACCTGCTCTTTGATTCACAATCTTGGGCATTGCGTAGTTGCAAAAGAGGAGAAACGGTCATCCCAGGCATGTGTCAAGCAGGAGCCCCGTCTGGTACTTACGCATAAACACTTCGAAGGTAGACTCCGGTATCGGCTGGGTAAAATAATTACCTTGCAGATAGGTACATCCAAGTTTTGTTGCTGCTTCAAGGATTTCCTTCTTCTCAATGCCCTTTGCCAGAACCTCGATTCCTTTCCTTGTCGCTGATTCCTTGAGGGAAGCGTACACCTGCTGCAGCTGCAAGGAGTACACGGAAAAATCGAGCTTGATGCTATCGAAATCTGCCCGAGCAAATGCTTGTAGGTCGAATGCATTCTCATTAAACACATCCAGGGAGATCCTGAAGCCAATTTCCCTGAGTTCTTTGATCACAGCCAAGGATTCCGGCTCTGAGAATGCTGAATCCTTGAGATCAAATTCTATCTGTGTAGGGTGCAGCCCATGGTGTTCGGCAAGAAAATGCATACGGCCTGCAAATCCCTTTTTCAGGCTTTCATTGCTGACATTCAAGACTATTTTGAACGTATACGGAATAATACGGGCGAGCATCATTTTCCGGATGATTGCAAAGGTTTTGGTAATGATAGCCATGTCGATGGCTTCAATATGATGCAATTCGCCGGCGATATCCTTGAACACCTTTGCTGAAAGAATTCGAAAGCCGCCAAGTTGCCATCGTGCCAGACTTTCAGAGCCAACAACGCACAAGGTTTCTGAGTC contains the following coding sequences:
- a CDS encoding carbon starvation CstA family protein; this translates as MNGIAMLVLSIVVLVGAYLVYGRYLAKKWGVDAKRKTPAMEMEDGVDYVPTSRQVVFGHQFASIAGAGPINGPIQAAIFGWVPVLLWVLLGGVFIGAVQDFGSIFASVRNKGRSIGYIIELYVGKLGKRLFLLFVWLFSILVIAAFADIVAGTFNGFNADLSHNIINGATATTSTAFIAVAVGLGYFIRYRKPTNLVTSAVAILSLVACIVFGLIFPLYIPKTLWLYLVFAYIMVASVVPVWALLQPRDFLNSFLLVFMIAAAVVGIFVANPTINLPAFSGFVVNGQQMFPILFVTIACGAVSGFHSLVSSGTASKQIRNEKDMLPIAYGAMLLESLVAVISLICAGAVFSNGALPAGTPPQIFAMAVAGFLAKAGIPTLASNTIITLAISAFALTSLDSVARIGRLSFQELFMDSSTDEEHMGFLQRVLTDKYVATIITLLFGYMLSVNGYANIWPLFGSANQLVSALALCAIAIFLKKTSKKGSMIWIPMFFMLGVTFTALVQIIIVRFTRLGSGNFKLLSDGMQLVFAILLVGLGLVIAFKSIHTLFFDKSKDAAKAAA